A region of Lichenibacterium dinghuense DNA encodes the following proteins:
- a CDS encoding iron-containing alcohol dehydrogenase: MISNFYMPTRIVAGSGSLGTIGRLARELGMSRVLVVSDPVISAQPFHADALAALGEAGVATARFDECGIDARCSHIDEQGERVRRDGIDGVVCIGGGSVMCTGKGIAIVATNHKPMAECTGVGKFDKRALPMIMVPTTAGSGSEVSQWTIVKDEVRHLKLLGGGPLSFPDAAILDAVTLRSLPMRVAALPAVDALTHAVEAYVSGIGSHLTDAIALGAVRLQFGSLRASINSDDERAREDNLVASCMANVACGNARLGHGHALSLPLEGHLDLPHPYGVGVLLPEVTAFNLAVLPAKVKPLAEALEVDTLGLSRAETIAACAEAIRELFDDIAFPRHFTPEQLPRDRVREMAQRAVPGLYAGIAARDYDHTTARDATVIACPSARKMTVRQAEEMFERCLG; the protein is encoded by the coding sequence GTGATCTCCAACTTCTACATGCCGACCCGCATCGTGGCGGGCTCGGGCTCGCTCGGCACCATCGGCAGGCTCGCGCGCGAACTCGGCATGAGCCGCGTCCTCGTGGTGTCCGACCCCGTGATCTCGGCACAGCCCTTCCACGCGGACGCGCTCGCGGCGCTGGGCGAGGCCGGCGTCGCCACGGCGCGCTTCGACGAGTGCGGGATCGACGCGCGCTGCTCGCACATCGACGAGCAGGGCGAGCGCGTGCGGCGCGACGGAATCGACGGCGTGGTCTGCATCGGCGGCGGCTCGGTGATGTGCACCGGCAAGGGCATCGCCATCGTGGCGACGAACCACAAGCCGATGGCCGAGTGCACGGGCGTCGGCAAGTTCGACAAGCGCGCCCTGCCGATGATCATGGTGCCCACCACGGCGGGCTCGGGCTCCGAGGTGTCGCAGTGGACCATCGTCAAGGACGAGGTCCGGCACTTGAAGCTCCTCGGCGGCGGCCCGCTGTCCTTCCCCGACGCCGCCATCCTCGACGCGGTGACGCTGCGCTCGCTGCCCATGCGCGTCGCCGCCCTGCCGGCCGTGGACGCCCTGACCCACGCGGTCGAGGCCTACGTGTCGGGCATCGGCTCGCACCTCACCGACGCCATCGCGCTCGGCGCCGTGCGGCTGCAGTTCGGCTCCCTGCGCGCCTCCATCAACTCGGACGACGAGCGCGCCCGCGAGGACAACCTCGTCGCCTCCTGCATGGCCAACGTCGCCTGCGGCAACGCCCGCCTCGGCCACGGCCACGCCCTGTCGCTGCCGCTCGAAGGCCACCTCGACCTGCCCCACCCCTACGGAGTCGGCGTGCTCCTGCCCGAGGTGACGGCCTTCAACCTCGCGGTGCTGCCCGCCAAGGTGAAGCCGCTCGCGGAGGCGCTGGAGGTCGACACGCTCGGCCTGTCGCGGGCTGAGACCATCGCGGCCTGCGCCGAGGCGATCCGCGAGCTGTTCGACGACATCGCCTTCCCGCGGCACTTCACGCCCGAGCAGCTGCCGAGGGATCGCGTGCGCGAGATGGCGCAGCGCGCCGTGCCGGGCCTCTACGCCGGCATCGCGGCGCGCGACTACGACCACACCACCGCGCGCGACGCCACCGTGATCGCCTGCCCCTCGGCCCGCAAGATGACGGTGCGCCAGGCCGAGGAGATGTTCGAGCGCTGCCTGGGCTGA
- a CDS encoding glutathione S-transferase family protein has product MPDLILHHYDLSPFCEKVRLAFGHKGLDWRGVDIPIWPPRPDFSPLTAGYRRAPALQVGADVYCDTLLILREIERRFPEPTLYPGGQVGLASALSWYADTTLFIPAAKVVTSIIGDHLPEQFVQDRIDFMKEDFSGSASQKALPQNRQRVRAQLTILADMLRDGRPFLLGDALSAADLSAYHVPWFVRKNGGEAAEGLLPMRPLLPWMERVAAVGHGRKEVMSPEEALEVARAAEPARVGAFEDAASGLKGGDAVSILSDAANDPITGTLAYADETEIVIRNEHPRTGVVHTHFPRFGYSVVAA; this is encoded by the coding sequence GTGCCCGACCTGATCCTGCACCACTACGACCTGTCGCCCTTCTGCGAGAAGGTGCGGCTCGCCTTCGGCCACAAGGGGCTGGACTGGCGGGGCGTCGACATCCCGATCTGGCCGCCGCGGCCCGACTTCTCGCCGCTCACCGCGGGCTACCGCCGCGCCCCCGCGCTGCAGGTCGGCGCCGACGTGTACTGCGACACGCTGCTGATCCTGCGCGAGATCGAGCGCCGCTTCCCCGAGCCGACCCTCTACCCCGGGGGGCAGGTCGGCCTCGCGTCGGCGCTGAGCTGGTACGCCGACACCACGCTGTTCATCCCGGCTGCCAAGGTCGTGACCTCCATCATCGGCGACCACCTGCCCGAGCAGTTCGTGCAGGACCGCATCGACTTCATGAAGGAGGACTTCAGCGGCTCCGCGTCCCAGAAGGCCCTGCCGCAGAACCGGCAGCGCGTGCGCGCCCAGCTCACCATCCTGGCCGACATGCTCAGGGACGGCCGCCCCTTCCTGCTCGGCGACGCGCTGTCGGCCGCCGACCTGTCGGCCTACCACGTGCCGTGGTTCGTGCGGAAGAACGGCGGCGAGGCGGCCGAGGGCCTGCTGCCGATGCGGCCGCTGCTGCCCTGGATGGAGCGCGTCGCCGCCGTCGGCCACGGCCGGAAGGAGGTGATGTCGCCCGAGGAGGCGCTGGAGGTGGCGCGCGCCGCCGAGCCCGCGCGGGTCGGCGCCTTCGAGGACGCGGCCTCGGGGCTCAAGGGCGGCGACGCCGTCAGCATCCTGTCGGACGCCGCCAACGACCCCATCACCGGCACGCTGGCCTATGCCGACGAGACCGAGATCGTGATCCGCAACGAGCACCCGCGCACCGGCGTCGTCCACACCCACTTCCCCCGCTTCGGCTACAGCGTCGTCGCGGCCTGA
- a CDS encoding glutathione S-transferase family protein yields MKILSNTTSPFARVARIALIEKGVSAEGLRMMNPWGPDDEMARLNPASKVPTLELPSGVPLTESLLILLWLEKTRPEPSLLGAGGDLDAVISKAGLAMGVIEAMANLVTGRMQIDPDFEGGKVGKKRVGTVVESFRRLEADPPAYAGGVPDIAVLTAVVAVDYLPLRFPDHPWVEPIPRLQALRDSVSSRPAYADTKPYV; encoded by the coding sequence ATGAAGATCCTGTCCAACACGACCAGCCCCTTCGCGCGCGTCGCCCGCATCGCCCTGATCGAGAAGGGCGTGTCGGCCGAAGGGCTGCGCATGATGAACCCGTGGGGGCCCGACGACGAGATGGCGCGGCTCAACCCGGCCTCGAAGGTGCCGACGCTGGAGCTGCCCTCGGGCGTGCCGCTGACCGAGAGCCTGCTGATCCTGCTGTGGCTGGAGAAGACGCGGCCCGAGCCCTCGCTGCTCGGCGCGGGGGGCGACCTCGACGCGGTCATCTCCAAGGCGGGCCTCGCCATGGGCGTGATCGAGGCCATGGCGAACCTCGTCACCGGCCGCATGCAGATCGACCCCGATTTCGAGGGCGGCAAGGTCGGCAAGAAGCGCGTCGGCACGGTGGTGGAGAGCTTCCGGCGCCTGGAGGCCGACCCGCCGGCCTACGCGGGCGGCGTGCCGGATATCGCCGTGCTCACCGCCGTGGTGGCGGTCGATTACCTGCCCCTGCGCTTCCCCGACCACCCCTGGGTGGAGCCGATCCCGCGCCTCCAGGCCCTGCGCGACAGCGTCTCAAGCCGGCCCGCCTACGCGGACACCAAGCCCTACGTGTGA
- a CDS encoding ester cyclase → MADLEANKQLCRDYFDAFKRADEAWWQKHIAPDFVRHDPGLPFVVRGPAGIKQLSDALNPGIPDMALPISDVIAEGDKVLVHLRVKGTHGGDLMGMAPTGKQIDIGVMDLFKVQDGVIVEHWALLDNLGMLKQLGVTVI, encoded by the coding sequence ATGGCCGACCTCGAAGCCAACAAGCAGCTCTGCCGCGACTATTTCGACGCCTTCAAGCGGGCCGACGAGGCCTGGTGGCAGAAGCACATCGCGCCCGACTTCGTGCGCCACGACCCCGGCCTGCCCTTTGTGGTGCGCGGCCCCGCCGGCATCAAGCAGCTGTCCGACGCGCTGAACCCCGGCATCCCGGACATGGCGCTGCCGATCTCGGACGTGATCGCCGAGGGCGACAAGGTGCTGGTGCACCTGCGCGTGAAGGGCACCCACGGCGGCGACCTGATGGGCATGGCGCCGACCGGCAAGCAGATCGACATCGGCGTGATGGACCTGTTCAAGGTCCAGGACGGCGTCATCGTCGAACACTGGGCGCTGCTCGACAACCTCGGCATGCTGAAGCAGCTCGGCGTCACCGTGATCTGA
- a CDS encoding acyl-CoA dehydrogenase family protein: MTHDTLSAPYADVRAEVAKLCAAFPGEYWRRLDGERGYPTEFVNALTESGYLAALIPEEYGGAGLPLSGAAAILEEVQRQGCNGAACHAQMYVMGTVLRHGSEAQKRRYLPEIAAGRLRLQAFGVTEPTSGTDTTALRTTARRVGDRYVVDGQKIWTSRAEHSDLMLLLARTTPRDRVAKRTEGLSVFIVDMREALGRGLTIRPIRTMMNHNSCELFFDGLEVPAENLVGEEGRGFRSVLSGMNAERILIAAECVGDAKWFIDKASGYARDRTVFGRPIGQNQGVQFPIAKAYAEMRAAELMVREALRLYEAGANPGAEANMAKMLAADASFAAANACIQTFGGFGFAEEYDVERKFRETRLYQVAPISTNLILSYIAEHVLGLPRSY, encoded by the coding sequence GTGACCCACGACACCCTCTCCGCCCCCTACGCCGACGTCCGCGCGGAGGTGGCCAAGCTCTGCGCGGCCTTTCCGGGCGAATACTGGCGCCGGCTCGACGGGGAGCGCGGCTACCCGACGGAGTTCGTGAATGCCCTGACCGAGTCCGGCTACCTCGCGGCGCTGATCCCGGAGGAGTACGGCGGGGCCGGCCTGCCGCTGTCGGGCGCGGCCGCGATCCTGGAGGAGGTGCAGCGCCAGGGCTGCAACGGCGCCGCCTGCCACGCGCAGATGTACGTGATGGGCACGGTGCTGCGCCACGGCTCCGAGGCGCAGAAGCGCCGCTACCTGCCCGAGATCGCCGCGGGGCGGCTGCGGCTCCAGGCCTTCGGCGTCACCGAGCCGACCTCGGGCACAGACACCACCGCGCTGCGCACCACGGCCCGCCGCGTCGGCGACAGGTACGTGGTCGACGGCCAGAAGATCTGGACGTCCCGCGCCGAGCATTCCGACCTGATGCTGCTGCTCGCCCGCACGACGCCGCGCGATCGGGTGGCGAAGCGCACCGAAGGCCTGTCGGTCTTCATCGTCGACATGCGCGAGGCGCTGGGCCGGGGGCTGACGATCAGGCCCATCCGCACGATGATGAACCACAATTCCTGCGAGTTGTTCTTCGACGGCCTGGAGGTGCCGGCCGAGAACCTCGTCGGCGAGGAGGGCCGCGGCTTCCGTTCCGTCCTGTCCGGCATGAACGCCGAGCGCATCCTCATCGCGGCCGAGTGCGTCGGCGACGCGAAGTGGTTCATCGACAAGGCGAGCGGCTACGCCAGGGACCGCACGGTGTTCGGCCGGCCGATCGGCCAGAACCAGGGCGTCCAGTTCCCCATCGCCAAGGCCTACGCCGAGATGCGCGCCGCGGAGCTGATGGTGCGCGAGGCGCTGCGCCTCTACGAGGCCGGCGCCAACCCCGGCGCCGAGGCCAACATGGCCAAGATGCTGGCCGCGGACGCCTCCTTCGCGGCCGCCAACGCCTGCATCCAGACCTTCGGCGGCTTCGGCTTCGCCGAGGAATACGACGTCGAGCGCAAGTTCCGCGAGACGCGGCTCTACCAGGTGGCGCCGATCTCGACCAACCTGATCCTGAGCTACATCGCCGAGCACGTGCTCGGGCTTCCGAGGTCCTACTGA
- a CDS encoding FAS1-like dehydratase domain-containing protein: MDVDHLRGWIGRTHEAEDLVTPRLVDQFRATFRPHLFEPAAPHLFPVPEGEAPPGLHWCLAPPAEPMAELAADGHAAKGGFLPPVPLPRRMWAGGAVETFAPLRLGDAVTRRSTVEDLATKRGRTGPLVFVTVRHEVSTARGPALSERHDIVYREAFTPGAAPPPAPAPAEPRRSDLAWAVEGSPVLLFRYSALTFNGHRIHYDLPYVTAVEGYAGLLVHGPIQATLCFNLAAALLGRAPRRYAFRNVAPLVAGPVFRVAGARDRDGAVRCWTEGADGAVRMEAEASA, encoded by the coding sequence ATGGATGTCGACCACCTCCGCGGCTGGATCGGCCGCACCCACGAGGCCGAGGACCTCGTGACCCCGCGGCTCGTCGACCAGTTCCGCGCGACGTTCCGGCCGCACCTCTTCGAGCCTGCGGCGCCGCACCTCTTCCCCGTGCCGGAGGGCGAGGCGCCGCCCGGGCTGCACTGGTGCCTCGCGCCGCCGGCCGAGCCCATGGCGGAGCTCGCCGCCGACGGCCACGCCGCCAAGGGCGGCTTCCTGCCGCCCGTGCCCCTGCCCCGCCGCATGTGGGCCGGCGGCGCGGTCGAGACCTTCGCGCCGCTGCGGCTCGGCGACGCGGTGACGCGCCGCTCCACCGTCGAGGACCTGGCGACCAAGCGGGGCCGCACGGGGCCGCTGGTCTTCGTCACGGTGCGCCACGAGGTGTCGACGGCGCGCGGCCCGGCGCTGAGCGAGCGCCACGACATCGTGTACCGCGAGGCGTTCACGCCCGGCGCCGCCCCTCCGCCGGCCCCGGCGCCCGCCGAGCCGCGCCGCTCCGACCTCGCTTGGGCGGTCGAGGGCTCGCCGGTGCTGCTGTTCCGCTATTCGGCGCTGACCTTCAACGGCCACCGCATCCACTACGACCTGCCCTACGTCACGGCGGTGGAGGGCTATGCCGGGCTGCTGGTGCACGGGCCCATCCAGGCGACGCTGTGCTTCAACCTCGCCGCGGCGCTGCTGGGCCGGGCGCCGCGGCGCTACGCGTTCCGAAACGTCGCGCCGCTCGTCGCCGGCCCGGTCTTCCGCGTGGCGGGTGCGCGGGACCGCGACGGCGCGGTGCGGTGCTGGACGGAGGGCGCCGACGGAGCCGTCCGGATGGAGGCCGAGGCCTCGGCCTGA
- a CDS encoding SDR family oxidoreductase, whose amino-acid sequence MRVFLTGATGFIGSRIVPDLIAAGHQVLGLTRSDAGAARLAAAGAEAFRGTLEEPESLRRGAEGADGVIHCAFDHDFSNFAANCEKDRRVIAALGEALRGSDRPLLVTSGVGIGHAGPGEPAVEDNFDPDYPNPRVASEIAAHALLDAGLNVGVVRLPQVHDPVKQGLITPLVEVLREKGVAAYVGDGANRWSAAHVTDVARLYRLALERARPGARHHAVDEEGVPVRDIVAALGRGLGLPVRSVTAAEAPEVFGWMAMFAGLDMAASSARTRAALDWHPTGPGLLTDLAAMDYGAAGR is encoded by the coding sequence ATGCGCGTGTTTCTCACCGGGGCGACCGGCTTCATCGGCTCGCGGATCGTGCCCGACCTCATCGCCGCCGGGCATCAGGTGTTGGGGCTCACCCGATCGGATGCCGGCGCCGCGCGACTGGCCGCGGCCGGCGCCGAGGCCTTCCGCGGCACCCTGGAGGAGCCGGAGAGCCTGCGGCGGGGCGCCGAGGGGGCTGACGGCGTCATCCACTGCGCCTTCGACCACGACTTCTCCAACTTCGCCGCGAACTGCGAGAAGGACAGGCGCGTCATCGCGGCGCTCGGCGAGGCGCTGCGCGGCTCCGACCGGCCGCTCCTCGTCACCTCCGGCGTCGGGATCGGCCACGCCGGCCCCGGCGAGCCGGCCGTCGAGGACAACTTCGACCCCGACTACCCGAACCCGCGCGTGGCCTCCGAGATCGCCGCCCACGCGCTGCTCGACGCCGGCCTGAACGTCGGGGTCGTGCGCCTGCCGCAGGTGCACGACCCCGTGAAGCAGGGGCTGATCACGCCGCTGGTGGAGGTGCTGCGGGAGAAGGGCGTCGCGGCCTACGTGGGCGACGGCGCCAACCGCTGGAGCGCCGCACACGTGACCGATGTCGCGCGCCTCTACCGGCTCGCGTTGGAGAGGGCGCGGCCGGGCGCGCGCCACCACGCGGTCGACGAGGAGGGCGTGCCGGTGCGGGACATCGTGGCCGCGCTCGGCCGCGGGCTCGGCCTGCCGGTCCGCTCGGTCACGGCGGCCGAGGCCCCCGAGGTTTTCGGCTGGATGGCGATGTTCGCCGGCCTCGACATGGCGGCGTCGAGCGCCCGGACGCGGGCCGCGCTCGATTGGCACCCGACCGGCCCCGGCCTGCTCACCGACCTCGCGGCGATGGACTACGGCGCGGCGGGACGCTGA
- a CDS encoding helix-turn-helix transcriptional regulator, with product MPASPSNPLGDYLKDRRSRLDPAAFGFGGRRRTPGLRREEVAQRANISATWYTWLEQGRGGAPSADVLDRIAGGLLLTEPEREHLFMIGLGRPPEVRYRRAEGVTPRLQRLLDTLETSPALVKTATWDVVAWNRAAAAVLTDWSRVPAGERNILRRIFLDPQVRSAQRDWEGLSRTVVAAFRADAARAGAVSEVAQLVDELCRASPDFAALWREHDVVRQGEGVKHLNHSTLGAIELEYSSFAVDGRPDLGLIVYSPVDPAVAGRIRALIDRSREGGP from the coding sequence ATGCCCGCCTCGCCCTCCAACCCCCTCGGCGACTACCTGAAGGACCGCCGCAGCCGGCTCGATCCGGCGGCCTTCGGCTTCGGGGGCCGCCGCCGCACGCCGGGCCTGCGGCGGGAGGAGGTCGCCCAGCGCGCCAACATCAGCGCCACCTGGTACACCTGGCTCGAACAGGGGCGCGGCGGAGCGCCCTCGGCCGACGTGCTCGACCGCATCGCGGGCGGCCTGCTGCTGACCGAGCCCGAGCGCGAGCACCTGTTCATGATCGGGCTCGGCCGCCCGCCCGAAGTCCGCTACCGGCGGGCCGAGGGCGTGACGCCGCGCCTGCAGCGTCTGCTCGACACGCTCGAAACCAGCCCGGCGCTGGTCAAGACGGCGACCTGGGACGTGGTGGCCTGGAACCGGGCCGCGGCTGCGGTGCTGACGGACTGGAGCCGCGTGCCCGCGGGCGAGCGCAACATCCTGCGCCGCATCTTCCTCGATCCCCAGGTGCGCAGCGCGCAGCGCGACTGGGAAGGGCTGTCCCGCACCGTGGTCGCCGCCTTCCGCGCCGACGCCGCGCGCGCCGGGGCGGTGTCGGAGGTGGCGCAGCTCGTCGACGAGCTGTGCCGGGCCAGCCCGGATTTCGCGGCGCTGTGGCGGGAACACGACGTGGTGCGCCAGGGCGAGGGCGTGAAGCACCTGAACCACTCGACGCTCGGCGCCATCGAGCTCGAATACTCGTCCTTCGCGGTCGACGGCCGGCCCGACCTCGGCCTGATCGTCTACAGCCCGGTCGACCCGGCCGTGGCGGGCCGCATCCGCGCCCTGATCGACCGGTCGCGCGAGGGCGGGCCCTGA
- a CDS encoding Crp/Fnr family transcriptional regulator produces MADTRDTEGKASILWRFSLFIDLTPGETRALLSLIDAAKSFPSGSFLHRQGEEPSLFFLHEGWVVSGIDVARGDRQILKVHRAGDVLGSPSLPFARAVETLTALTPCRASAISRKAVGALFDDWPRVAAALFAACQVERVVLMDRLVAVGRLDAADSFVAFLIQLFRTRPPGATGNSIHLPLTQPQIGDVLGLSPVHVNRVINRLEQDGLIRRDGYTYDLLDLPRLEARAAVPRRVPERSPAWFPPARA; encoded by the coding sequence ATGGCGGATACCCGCGACACGGAGGGGAAAGCTTCGATCCTGTGGAGGTTCTCGCTGTTCATCGACCTCACGCCGGGCGAGACGCGGGCTCTCCTATCCCTGATCGACGCGGCCAAGTCCTTTCCGTCCGGAAGCTTCCTGCACCGGCAGGGCGAGGAGCCGAGCCTGTTCTTCCTCCACGAGGGCTGGGTCGTGAGCGGCATCGACGTCGCCAGGGGCGACCGGCAGATCCTGAAGGTGCACCGGGCCGGGGATGTCCTGGGGTCGCCGAGCCTGCCCTTCGCCCGGGCGGTCGAGACGTTGACAGCGCTGACGCCGTGCCGGGCGAGCGCGATCAGCCGCAAGGCCGTCGGCGCCCTGTTCGACGATTGGCCCCGCGTCGCCGCCGCCCTGTTCGCCGCCTGCCAGGTCGAGCGCGTCGTGCTGATGGACCGGCTCGTGGCCGTGGGGCGGCTCGACGCCGCGGACAGCTTCGTGGCGTTCCTGATCCAGCTGTTCCGCACCCGTCCGCCGGGAGCGACGGGCAACAGCATCCACCTTCCGCTGACGCAGCCGCAGATCGGCGACGTGCTCGGCCTGTCGCCCGTCCACGTCAACCGCGTCATCAACAGGCTGGAACAGGACGGGCTCATCCGGCGGGACGGCTACACCTACGACCTGCTCGACCTCCCGAGGCTCGAAGCGCGGGCCGCGGTGCCGCGGCGCGTCCCCGAGCGGAGCCCGGCCTGGTTTCCGCCCGCCAGGGCGTGA
- a CDS encoding M42 family metallopeptidase yields MRQQSLDFLRRIADAPSPSGYEQPAARVYGAYTEPFADRVTTDVHGSVSAVLNPAAEMRIMLAGHMDELGFIVHHIDDAGQLHFRTIGGHDSAVAIGQRLWVYGRQRIAGVIGRTAIHLQNEEERKKKPEIKDMWIDIGATSRAEAAEVVSLGDVATYQCEFQPLMGDRATARGFDNKMGTFVVAEALRLLKEEGGLHPDVGVHAVATVQEEIGLRGARTAAYGIAAQTGLAVDVNHATDYPGVNKVLHGHLEVGKGPSVSRGPNTNPVTFELVTAAAREAGIAYQVSVSAAGTGTDANAMQLNRAGMATGLLGVPLRYMHTPVELLSLKDVEDCARLMAAYCRQVTPETDFTPR; encoded by the coding sequence ATGAGACAGCAATCCCTCGACTTCCTGCGCCGCATCGCCGACGCCCCCTCGCCCAGCGGCTACGAGCAGCCGGCCGCCCGCGTCTACGGCGCCTACACCGAGCCCTTCGCCGACCGCGTCACCACGGACGTGCACGGCAGCGTGTCGGCGGTGCTCAACCCCGCGGCCGAGATGCGGATCATGCTCGCCGGCCACATGGACGAGCTCGGCTTCATCGTCCACCACATCGACGACGCGGGGCAGCTCCACTTCCGCACCATCGGCGGCCACGACAGCGCGGTGGCGATCGGCCAGCGGCTGTGGGTCTACGGGCGGCAGCGCATCGCGGGCGTCATCGGCCGCACCGCCATCCACCTTCAGAACGAGGAGGAGCGCAAGAAGAAGCCCGAGATCAAGGACATGTGGATCGACATCGGCGCGACCTCGCGCGCCGAGGCCGCCGAGGTCGTCAGCCTCGGCGACGTCGCCACCTACCAGTGCGAGTTCCAGCCCCTGATGGGCGACCGCGCCACGGCGCGCGGCTTCGACAACAAGATGGGCACCTTCGTGGTCGCCGAGGCGCTGCGCCTGCTGAAGGAGGAGGGCGGCCTCCACCCGGACGTGGGCGTCCACGCCGTCGCGACCGTGCAGGAGGAGATCGGGCTGCGCGGCGCCCGCACGGCCGCCTACGGCATCGCGGCCCAGACCGGCCTCGCGGTCGACGTCAACCACGCCACCGACTATCCGGGCGTCAACAAGGTGCTGCACGGGCACCTGGAGGTCGGCAAGGGCCCCAGCGTGTCGCGCGGGCCCAACACCAACCCGGTCACCTTCGAGCTCGTCACGGCGGCGGCGCGCGAGGCCGGCATCGCCTACCAGGTCAGCGTCAGCGCGGCCGGCACCGGCACGGACGCCAACGCCATGCAGCTCAACCGCGCCGGCATGGCGACGGGCCTGCTCGGCGTGCCGCTGCGCTACATGCACACGCCGGTCGAGCTCCTGAGCCTGAAGGACGTCGAGGACTGCGCCCGGCTGATGGCCGCCTACTGCCGCCAGGTCACGCCCGAAACGGATTTCACGCCGCGTTGA
- a CDS encoding PilZ domain-containing protein, with translation MSPPDPAPSVVAARRVADGAAPSPAEFTYAVIREPVVAGGERRTTVRRRTRLRSGKVVGADGQFMTDCLIANRSAGGGLMRLPAPLRLPDRILVYDDQTGDLLAATVVWRRDRDVGLRFGSPERDARFRAIADSMRRKFYAVR, from the coding sequence GTGAGCCCGCCCGATCCGGCTCCGTCGGTGGTCGCGGCCCGGCGGGTCGCGGACGGCGCGGCGCCGTCGCCGGCCGAGTTCACCTACGCGGTGATCCGCGAGCCGGTGGTGGCCGGAGGGGAGCGGCGCACGACCGTGCGCCGCCGCACGCGCCTGCGCTCCGGCAAGGTGGTGGGCGCCGACGGGCAGTTCATGACGGACTGCCTCATCGCCAACCGTTCGGCGGGGGGCGGGCTGATGCGCCTGCCGGCGCCCCTGCGGCTGCCGGACCGCATCCTGGTCTACGACGACCAGACCGGCGACCTGCTGGCCGCGACGGTGGTGTGGCGCCGCGACCGCGACGTGGGCCTGCGCTTCGGCTCGCCCGAGCGGGACGCGCGCTTCCGCGCCATCGCGGACAGCATGCGGCGCAAGTTCTACGCGGTGCGGTGA
- a CDS encoding EscU/YscU/HrcU family type III secretion system export apparatus switch protein, translated as MSEDADDEGKTFEPTEKKLREAVERGDLPVSREAALLGGLGATLVVCTLTLRPGAARLADTLAHLFEDPARWRLQNGADAGDLVGVLLGAAASFVLPVFAIVLAAGLAVSFAQNAPSVVLDRIAPKLSKVSPAAGLARMLGKAGAVEFAKSLAKLAIMGCVAALVLASERDTVVDTVFVSPALVPDRILALLVKLLSGVTAAFVLVGVADIAWTRVKWRRRMMMTRQEVKDEHKQNEGDPAVKAKRRSLALDRRRRRMMADVPRATLVIANPTHFSIALRYKREEGGAPVVIAKGQDILALKIREIAAEHGIAVIENKPLARSMYDLVEVGELIPPEFYKAVAEVIHYVQSRDNRRPSPTPAVMH; from the coding sequence ATGTCCGAGGACGCCGACGACGAGGGCAAAACCTTCGAGCCGACGGAGAAGAAGCTCCGCGAGGCTGTCGAGCGCGGCGACCTGCCGGTGTCGCGCGAGGCGGCGCTGCTCGGCGGGCTCGGCGCCACGCTGGTGGTGTGCACGCTGACGCTGCGCCCCGGCGCGGCCCGGCTCGCCGACACGCTGGCCCACCTGTTCGAGGACCCGGCGCGCTGGCGGCTCCAGAACGGCGCCGACGCCGGCGACCTCGTCGGCGTGCTGCTCGGGGCCGCGGCGAGCTTCGTGCTGCCGGTCTTCGCCATCGTGCTCGCGGCCGGGCTGGCCGTGTCCTTCGCCCAGAACGCGCCCTCGGTGGTGCTGGACCGCATCGCGCCGAAGCTCAGCAAGGTGTCGCCCGCCGCCGGCCTCGCCCGCATGCTCGGCAAGGCCGGCGCGGTCGAGTTCGCGAAGAGCCTCGCCAAGCTCGCCATCATGGGCTGCGTAGCGGCCCTGGTGCTCGCGTCCGAGCGCGACACGGTGGTCGACACCGTCTTCGTGTCGCCCGCGCTGGTGCCGGACCGCATCCTGGCGCTGCTGGTCAAGCTCCTGTCCGGCGTCACCGCCGCCTTCGTGCTCGTCGGCGTCGCCGACATCGCGTGGACGCGGGTCAAGTGGCGCCGCCGCATGATGATGACGCGCCAGGAGGTCAAGGACGAGCACAAGCAGAACGAGGGCGATCCCGCGGTCAAGGCCAAGCGCCGGTCGCTGGCGCTCGACCGCCGCCGCCGCCGCATGATGGCGGACGTGCCCCGCGCGACGCTCGTGATCGCCAACCCGACGCATTTCTCCATCGCGCTCCGCTACAAGCGCGAGGAGGGCGGCGCGCCGGTGGTGATCGCCAAGGGCCAGGACATCCTGGCGCTGAAGATCCGCGAGATCGCCGCCGAGCACGGCATCGCGGTCATCGAAAACAAGCCCCTCGCAAGGTCCATGTACGACCTTGTCGAGGTGGGCGAGCTGATTCCCCCCGAATTCTATAAGGCTGTTGCGGAAGTGATCCACTACGTCCAGTCGCGCGACAATCGCCGCCCCTCGCCGACCCCGGCGGTGATGCATTGA